The stretch of DNA AGAGATTATCAATACTATGCTACCTTTCACAATATTTATGTAGCAAAAGAGCGGGTATCTGATCAATTTTTGATCAATGCAGCTGTTGGAGCAGCTAAGGACAGCGAGGAGTCTAATACTAGGAGCACTAGAAGCCGACGATCTTCTAGGCGTAGACGTAGGTCTACAACGACTACAGAGGTAATCAACCCTTATGCTGTTCTCAAGCAACAATTTGAGATTTTAGAAAGAGATTTAATCCGTTAGAGCAGAGGAGAAATTAAAGGCTCGCATTAAACAATTTTAAAAATCTCCCATCATTTGTTAAAAATTAGCTCTTATGACAAAAGAAGTAAAAAGTCCGTTCAAGTTTTTGGATTCTTACGATAAGAAAGATAAGGATATCTTTTTTGGTAGAAAACAAGAAACCTATGAACTTTATGATAGAATAATGGAAACCAACTTAGTCCTACTTTATGGGGCTTCTGGTACTGGTAAAACAAGTTTGATTAATTGTGGTTTAGGCAATGAGTTTGAATCGACCGATTGGCATCCTATTTTTATCCGTAGAAAGGATAATATTATGGAAGCAATGCGAGAGGAATTTCAGCGACATGCCGTTAAAAAAATCAAACCAACTACTTCCATTATTGAGCAAGTGCGCTCTTTGTATTTGGATTATTTTAAGCCAATATATCTTATTTTTGATCAATTCGAAGAAATCTTTATCCTTGGTGATAAGGAGGAGCAAAAGTTGTTCTTTGAAACCATTTACCAGTTGTTAGAAGAAAATTTGCAATGCAAAGTATTGATCTCAATGCGAGAAGAGTACATTGCTTATTTATCAGAATTTGAAGAAATTATTCCTTATTTGTTTGACAATCGTTTGAGGGTTGAAAAAATGAATAGCAAAAATTTGAAGGATGTAATAGAAGGAACTGCGGTCAAATTTAATATCAAATTGCAGAATGGGGCAAAGAATATTTCTGAATTGATTATTGAAAAGCTGAGAGACAAAAATCACGAAATAGACCTCGCTAATTTGCAAGTATACTTGGATCGTTTGTACCAAATGGACAAAAAAAGAGATCCAGACAAAAAAGGAATTACGTTTGATGAGGCTTTGATTGTAAAAACGGGTAACTTAGAAGATGTTATGTCTCTTTTTTTGGATGAACAATTGTCGGTTTTGGATAAAGAATTGACCAAAAAATACAAAGATGTAAAAAAAGGCGCCCCTTTGGATATTTTATTTGAATTGGTAACCGACAATGGCACTAAACATGCTATAGATTTGGAGCAAGTTAAAAAACGCTTAAAACGTTCTAAAAATATAGCACCCAATGTCATTGATTACTGTGTTCAGCGATTTAAAGAAATGCGTATCCTCCGAGAACTTACATAATAACTAGATTAGAGATAGGATATGAAAATAGAATTAGCACACGACTTTATTGCCAAAAAAATATACCAAGAGGCTTCTCTCGAAGACAAAGCAAGGGCAAGTGCCACTAAGTTGCTGCACGAACGCTATCGTCATTACTTATCCTCTAAAAACTTATTGTTGACGGAGTATGATTTAATTTATATCAGACCGCATCTAGAACGGATGGATTTGAGCAGGGAGGAAGAGTTGTATGTTAAGGTGAGTAAACAAAAGATCAAAAAAGGAAAACGAATGGCTCGAGTCAAGGATGGGGCTATTGTCGCCTTGGTTTGTGGGATTGTATTTAGTACTTGGGGCTTGTGGGGCTGGCAGCAATTTTCTACTGTTTCCAAAGACTTGGCAGAAGCCCAAGATACCATTAATATTTTATTGAGGAACCAAACTCAAGAACCTTATCATACGATTCCTATAGCCGATTCTATTAATACCTCTTCTGTTCCCAATTTTTTTAAGACCATTAAGTTGGTCGGCAAGATTACGAATGAACAAAATAAGCCTGTAGCTGCTGCCTTGGTTCAGATAATGGGAGCCGAGGCTTATACCCAAGAAGATGGTACCTATGAATTGTATCTGATCCTTTCGCCTAAAAATATTGGGAATACCATACCACTTACCATTAGCAAAACCAATTACTTACCGCTTTCTCAAACCATAGATACCGATCAAACAGAGATTGATTTGGCGTTAACCCTAATAAGAGAATAAAGAATAGGCTTTTTAATAAATAGTAATATTATGACAACGTATCGTTTGGTTCTTTTTGTTTTTTTTCTAAGCATAATTATTAGCTGCCAAAATAAACAAGAAGGGGCTTATTATGACTTATTGGCTTCAGGGATTGAACTCTCTACCCAAGATACGACTGTTGCAAAGGTTGGGGAGCAATTGTTGTTTCCTTATTATTTTAGTGCAGGAGTACAGCCTATTTATTATCAACTGAATTATTTCAATTCGGATACTACCGTGCTTGAATATAAAAGAAACCCTACCTTTTATTTGGACGATGAAGATATTGATGGGGGACGTTCTGCTGGACTCTTTATTTTTGAAGGGAAGAAAGAAGGGCTTGCTCGATTAGAGTTTTATAACCTTCATGATAATGTGGTAGCCCATCAATTACCTGACGACGAGTTTGCAGAGTGGTTGCCCTTGCATAAAGATTTAGAAACCTCTGTTTGTTATATCAGGATAAAAAACTAAGTAGGTGAACAATGTTAGTGTGAAGTACATCTGGGTGTTTTGGTTGATGGCGATTGTTGTTGGAGGGAATGCCCAAGATATATCCGCCTTAAGTAAAGATGAGTTACAAGAAGATTTGGTGCATTTGTTAGCTGGTCTGGAACGTTATAATCCCGCTATGTATGCCTATAGCTCAAAAGAAGCATTTCGAAAAAGAATTACTACAATTCAAGCAGCGATTACTGCGCCAATGGATGCGCTTACATTCTATAAACATCTTTGTTTTGCGGTAGAAGGAGTCAACGAAGGACATGTGACAATAGGAACCGCAGCAGATCCTTTTTATGCTGGATTTTTGAAAGGAGACTATAAAAGTTTGCCTTTGAGTGTGCAATTTTTAGGAGAACAAGCCTATGTTTGGGACAACCTCAGTGCCAATAATGCGTTAGAACGTGGCGATGAAATTCTTAGTATTAATGGTCGGTCAATGGAGCAGATTAGGACACAGATTTTTAAGTATACTTTTTCGGATGGAGCTATTGAAACCTTTAAGCAGAAACGCTTAAGTAATGAATTGTCTGCTCGTTACTTTTGGTTTGTGGAACGCCCCGATTCTTTTGTGCTCAATTATAAAAAAAGAGGAGAAACAACCATTCGGCAAGTTCAATTAATGGCGCTGACTCGAACTGAGATGGCGAAGTGGTCGCTTCAGCGAAAATTAAAACGTAAACGCCCGCAGGGAATTAATAAAATTTATAATTTAACGATAGATCAGAACATCGCTACACTAACACTTCGAAGCTTTAACGAGGAAATTATCAAGGCGAATGAGCTTAAATCCTATGCTTTTTATGAGCGAATTTTTAAGCGTTTGAGACAAAATAAAGTCAAACATTTGATTCTTGATTTAAGAGATAACATAGGAGGAATGAAAGAATTTGGGGATGATTTATTGGCTTTTGCCCTTAAAAAGAAGCATAAAGGAATTTTTAGAGAATTGTTATCTTGGGATGGCAAAAAAGTAGCCGCTTCTTTTCCTAAACGCAACAAATGGTTCTTTAAAGGGAAGTGGTATATTTTAACCAATGGAGGAACCTATTCTACGGCTGCTCTAATTGCACAATACTTACATATTTATGCTGCCGCTGTTGTGATTGGTGCTGAAGCAGGCAGTCGATACGAAGGCTTTGCTGCTGGAACTTACCACCACCTAACGTTACCCAATTCTAAAATAAGAATAGCAATTCCTAATAAATGGGTAAAAAATAAACTGCTTCAACAACCTAAGCAGACCAACAGAGGATTGTTGCCAACTTATCCCATTCACATCACTATTGACGCTTTGTTAGAGGAACGAGATCTGGCTAAAGAAAAAGCCTTAGAGTTGATTCGAAACCCATCGTTTTAGATAGAAAATGCTACCATCTATTTTACTGATAATTTTAACATCTTATAAAGAATGAAACTTCTAATCATTTTTAGTTTCTGCGTGCTATGCTCTTGCTTAAATGCTCAAAGCAACGCTAATTTGTATTCTTTTTTTGTCGCAGGGCATACCTACGGAGAGATTGGACAGAATAATATTGGTTTACATCCTCCATTTAAAATGAAATTTGATTACATCAAAGGCAGGACTGAAATTCAATTTGGAATTTTGACAGGAGATATTGTTTCGCCGAATCCTGTTGCGCAAGATTGGGATGAAGTAGATTTGGATATTGACTCTTTGGGAATACCTGTTTATTTCTCTGCTGGAAATCACGATATGGAGAATAGACCCGTTTATGAAAGTCGATATGGTAGAACTTATTATGATTTTACCTTCCAAAACGATTTATTTATTGTGTTAGACCCTAATTTAGACCATTGGAATATTTCGGGAAACCAACTGGTTTATTTAAAAAATCTACTTCAAACTTCAGCAAGGACGGCAGATAATATTTATGTTTTTTTTCATCAAGTGCTTTGGAGGGAGCATGATAATAAATACAGCGATATAACCCCCAATTCGTTTGCAGGAAAAATTAATCCAACGGATCGAATTAACTTTTGGACAGAGGTAGAGCCCTTATTCCATGAATTACCCAATCGTGTTGTTATGTTTTCTGGTGATTTTGGTGGAGCTCCTTGGTCTACTCCTTTTATGTATGATACCTATGATAATATTACGTTCATTGGGAGTGGGATGGGAAAAAGAAACCAAGATAATTTTATTGTCGTAAATATAGATTCTAGTAAATCTATTGATTATGATTTAATCTGTCTAGAACATGCCGACCTTTATTGCCTGGGGGAGTTAACGGACTATCAAAAAACGGTAGAAGAAAGTAAATATGCTTGCTATCCTAATCCTACAGATGGTGAAATAACCATTAGATTGGCGACCGATGCTACCACTAAAATAGAGGTATTTAGTACTGCTGGGAAGTTGCTCCTACAAAAAAAATACGAACGAATATATCAGTCTCGTATTGATTTAGCTCCTTTTGATCAAGGACTTTATTTAATAAAAATAACGAGCCCATCACAAACTTCAATATTCAAAATCATCAAAAATTAATGCACTAGAGACACTATCCTTTGGTGCTTTTGGGGATGAGCTGAACTTTTTTAACGAAAAGATTGCTTTATTCCTTTTTTTGCTTTAGTTTTATGACTGAACGGTCGGTCGTAAAACTAAAGCAATGACAAAAAAAGAAAAAATTATACATACAGCGCTAACGCTATTTGCCAAGCATGGATATACAGAAACCTCCATTAGTAAAATAGCAAAAGAGGCGGGAGTCTCCAAAGGACTTACTTATACCCATTTTGAGAATAAAGAAGATCTATTAAAGGCAGTCGTTACCGAAACCTTAGTCAGCATGACAACAGGGTTGATTCAGGTAGAAGAATTGAACTTAAAGCATTTTTTGAGCTATTATTTTGAATTATTAAAGGCACAAAAAGAGCGCATTCGATTTTGTGTTTTATTGGTCATTCACCCCGAAACGCCTTCTGTAATAAAAGAACTGTTGGCCCAACAGCAAACCGAATTATTGCAAGTTTTAACGCATTTGTTAAGCCCTTTTTCTTCTGACAATTCTTCTTTGGAAGCTCAAATGTTATTGGCTACCCTAGATGGAATCACCCTAGAGTATATCACAAATTCAGATGAAGCAGTTTTGGAGAAAATGGAGGCCTACTTGATGCATAAATATTAAAGATTATCTCTACTTAATCCATAAAAATGAAGAATAAAAAAGTATTGATCTCAGGTGCTGGGATTGCAGGATTGACACTAGCATTTTTTCTCCAAAAAAATGGCTTTGAACCCATTGTTATTGAAAAAGCTAGTGGCTTAAGGGATGGGGGATATATGATTGATTTTTTCTCTTCGGGAGTACACGTTATAGAACAAATGGGATTGTTAGACACCCTAAAAGAAAGAGATCATGGATCTTCTATTGTTCGACAATATACCGATAAAGGCAAAAAAAGTATGACCTTGGACATTTCTGCTTTCCGAACTGCTCAAAAAGGGAAATTATTTAATTTTTTAAGAACAGATTTGGTCGATATCTTATATCAAACGATAAAAGACAAGGTAGAAATTCGATACAATACTTCTTTAAAAGCTGTACAGGAACATCCTACAGGGGTAGAGGTAACCTTTGAAGATGGAAAAACAGAGCAGTTTGATTTGTTGGTGGGGGCAGACGGTATACATTCTAATACTCGAAAATTGGTTTTCAGCGAAGATGAAGTAGAACAGTTTTTTTTGGGCTATTACGTAGCAGGAATAGAACATAATACTCCGCTTAACATCAAAGAGCATGAGGTATTGGCGATGACTATTCCCAACAAACAAATTATGACCTATACCACAGATTATCATACTGAAGCATGCAATACGAGTATTTTTGTGCTAAAAAGGGCAGAAAAATTACCAATGATGGAACACCAAGAACGAGTAGCATTACTGCGAAAAGAGTTTGAAACATTTATTCAACCTGTTCCTGAAATTTTAGAGACAGCCGCCAAACAGTCTAAGATGTATTTTGATGAAGTTTCCCAAATTCGATTAAAAGGAAATTGGTACAAAGGACGCACTATTTTGGTTGGCGATGCAGCCTATTGTATTACACTTTTGTCTGGGCAGGGAGCCTCAATGGCAATGACTGGAGCTTATTTACTGGCACAAAAATTAATTGAATTCAATGGTGATCCTACTAGATCTTATCCTATCTTTGAACAAGAATTGCGCCCCTTAGTAACCTCTATGCAAGAAAAAGCCATTAAGAATGTCGCTTCTTATTTGCCATCTTCTCGTTTTTCGATGTGGCTTAGGAATTTGTTAGCGCCCATTTTGTTTACTCGGCCATTTATACCTTTTCTAATACGACAATTGGGAGCGGTCAACTTTTTTGAAGCTAAAAAATAATGAATCTAAAAGCAGAATTTGGAAATATTGATATTTATTTATTTGACCAATTGTTAAAAGGGCGTTTTGAGCATTGCCAGCGAATTTTGGAAGTAGGCTGTGGAACGGGAAGAAACTTAACTTATTTCCTAAAGCGTGATTTTGAGGTGCATGGGGTCGATAAAAATCCTGAGGCAATTCGAGGCGTACAAAAGCTAGCCCAACAGTTAAATGCAAGTAATGATGGACAAAATTTTGTTGTTGCTGCGATTGAAAATTTACCTTATGAAGCTGCTTTTTTTGATGCCATAATTTGCAATGCCGTATTGCATTTTGCCAAGGATGCCAATCATTTTGATCAAATGTTGAACGCCATTTGGCGAGTACTAAAACCTCAGGGGCAATTATTTATTCGTTTGGCTTCGGACATAGGGATAGAAGATCTGGTTCAGCCCTTGGGGAATGGTCGTTTTTTATTGCCAGATGGTTCTGTACGCTTTTTGGTTAATGAAGCGCTATTGTTAGATTATACACAGCAATTGGGGGCAAAACTAACCGAATACATCAAAACTACTAATGTTCAAGGCTTGCGTTGCATGACAACTTGGTGTTTGCAAAAGTAAATTTAACAAGGGGGGACAATTTGAAAATGACATCGAATCGATCATTTTCAAATTGTCAAATTAGGAGATTAGATTTTCTATGTTATAATCTAAAAGCCAATTATTGAGCTTCTAATTTTTCAAGTCTATCCTCTAAGGCTTGAATTGCCGTTTGTAATTGCTGATTTTCCTTTTTTTGGTGTTCTATAATTTGCTGCTGTTCTTTGACAGAATTGACCAGAATATACAATAGATGCGTTCCACCATCATAATTTAAAATCTCTTCTTTATTCTCTGTTTCAGCAGTTTTGGCAATAAGACTAGAACCAATCATATAAGGGGCTACTTCTTGAACCTCTTGAGCGATAATACCTACATAATCTTTCCCATCGTCTACGGTGTTGTATAAACCATTGTATTTGAACGTGACAGGATTGATTTGCGTCAGTACATTTAAGCCATCAGAGAAGCGCACAATGTCTTTTTTAGTTCTTTTGTCAGAAGTTGCCGTCCATGTTCCACCTCCAGACTTGCTTGCGGTTCCGTTGACTTGCAAGGTGGTCGTTGGCACAGCTGTTCCCGTACCTAAACCAACATTTCCATTGGCATGAATTGACATGGCATTGGTGGCACTACCTCCATGATCGTTCCCTGTGTGTCCCGTCCAAAATCTCATGGCTTCCACAGAAGCTTGTGCATCATATCCAATAAAACCAGAATGATTGGTATTGGAAATACCTTTAAATTGGATCACAGGATGTTGTGCATGAAAAACAGCGGCACGAGAATAACCACTTGTCATTGTGGGGCCATTAGCGACATGCAAAGGAGCAGTAGGAGCGGTTGTTCCAGCCCCCAAATAGCCTTGAACGGCAACATCATGACGAGTAAGCCCTACCGAAGAATTATTCTTAAAATAGGTTAATCCTTCAGATTGCCCTGTGCCAGGAATGGTACGTGGATAAATATCAAATACTTGCTCGTAGATTCCTAGAAGGCTACCTGTTTCAAAGACTAAATCAGTATAAATTCCGTTTGTTCCCACTTGTAAGCCACCAGCAACTTGCAATTTTTTGCTGGGGGTAATGGTTCCAATTCCGACATTTCCAGTAGCAGTAATGGCAAGATCGATTTGATTGGTATTTTGTGTATGTAAAGTAAGCCCCGTACTACTGTTGCCCACTGAAATTCCAAAGATGTCGTTCACTCTACTGACAGCAAAATCAGCATAGACATTACCACTGCCTTCTGAAGTTCCCAAACGAATTCCTTGGTAAGCATCTCCTGTTGTTCCGTTGGTATGAAAACGAGCGATGTAATTGGTGTTACCGCCTTCATAAACCGATAAGCGCATATCTGGAGTACTGTTGTTGATACCAACGTAGCCATTGTTTTCAACCGTAAAAAAGCGTTGTGTTCCTGTTAGTCCACCAGAGCCATTGATTACCCCTGCTGTTTCATCGTTATGGTCGCTTAGACCTGTTTGGCGTTGAATAACAAAACGATCACTAGCGGCATAAGGGCGTCCAGCAAACCATTCATTTTGCCCTCCATTGTCGTACATAAAGGTTCCCAATCCTCTAGTATTACTGGCTTGATTGGCTTTCAAGACTAGACCAGCATTGATATAGCCTGATTGTTCTCCCTCAATCATTATATGACTAGGACCATCTCTATAAACGTGTAGTTTGTATAGGGGATCCGCCAAACCAATTCCCACATTGCCATCATTTTTTAGCATCAACTGATTGCTGTTCCAAGTCGCAGCATTGTCAGAAGCAGTTTCTAAAAATAAGTTGGCTCCAGTAGCCGCATTAGAAGCAGGATTGACGGAGCGAATGCGAGCACCTGCTACATAAGTAGGGCTGTTGTGACCAAATTCAACAATATTAATGTTGTTAACATCAGTACCTTGATCCCAAAGCCTTAATGCCATGTTCTCATGTATTCCTCCTCCTCCATAGAGCAAAGCCCATGGTGTTAAAATGTTGTCGCCATTTACCTCTAGTTTGGTAGAAGGAGTAACCGAACCAATCCCAACATTGCCATGTGTAAAAATATTATCGTTAATGTTATTGGGAGCTGTTGTTGTTCCTACTTCGTGCCAATCGTTGTCTGCATTCATCAATTGATCGCTCAATCGGTTCCACTTGGTTCCATCCCAATAGTAATAACCAACCCCAGTAGTCGTATTGGTATTATAAACTAATAAAGAAGTAGCAGGAGCTGTGACAGGAGCTGCTGCATTTAAATTGGGAATGTCAATTCTGGGTACTAAAAGCCCTCTATTGGCATCTTCTATGTCTAACTTAGCACTACTATGAGGGGTTGTTGTTCCAATTCCTACATTTTGGGCAATACTATTAGAAACAATAAATGCAAATAAAAGCGTTAAATTTATTATTTTAAGCATAATACAATAGTTAATCTACGCTAGCTTTTCTCCTCTATATTGCCGTTAAAAGCTTTGGTTAGGCGGTAGGACTATATTAGAGAATAAAGGGGGTAGATGATAATAAAAATGATAAGATATTTAGTCAAAAAGTTTTGTCATAACAATTGCAATCTAAACGATTTCTATAGGATGGGTAAGGCAGCTATCGCTAGGATAGTAGGGTAAATAACAATTGGAACTTTCAACTAAAAGGAACTAGGAGAGTGGTTTTTGATGCTTAAAAAAGGGACAATTCATATCGGGAGAATGGGGAGGGGATAGCATAAAAGTAGTGCTATTTTAGTTAAAAAAAATTATTTTTACTAATAATACTAGTAAGAGTGCCTAAACTTAATCATTTCTTGATCTTTTTTTAAGGATAAATCGCTTTAGTCTGAATGCAGGCTTCCTTTTGATGTAAACTAAAAATAAGAAAAAATGAAATTTCAAGGTGTTGATTTTGAGGAGATAAAAGGTAGGTTGATTGAAGTGCCTTTTGTGAATAAAGGAGGACGACGAATAGATGGGGCAGCGAGTTTATTTTTTCAGGTTGCAACGCAAAATTATTTTGTAAAGGTAACAACAGACAGCCTTTCTAGAGCAAACTTAAATCCCTATTTAAATCAATTGATAACCGTGAAGGCGTACCGAGCGGTTGGGGCTTGGGACAGTGATGATCCTATGGTTCAAAGTCGGGTTGGTGATTATATCGTAATAGTTAAAATTTTGGATTAGTTTACCAATTCTTTTTGGCATTCAAATAAGCACTCGACTCAGAATACCCAAGGATATAAGCAATATCTTTGGTTTTCATTTTATTGCCTGCTTGTAAGAAATTGGACAATTCTTTTTTTATTTCAAGACTAATTTCTCTAAAGGAACTTCCTTCTTGATTTAATTTACGTTGGAAAGTGCGGCTACTCATCGAAAATTGCCTGCAAACCATTTTTAGAGAAGGCAGTTCTGGTGCACAAAGGTGCAAAATCATACGCCGTGTATTGGCTGCAAAGCTTTGCGCATGGTCAGGTGTTTGTATCATTTGCAGATATTTGGGAAGCAAGCATTCTATTTGCTGCAAATTTCTAGCATTAATAGGTTGGTTGATGGAATTTTGAGGGAGACTGAAACAATGCGAATGACTTGATTGGATAGGATGTCCTAGATGCAGTTCATAGGAAAGAAGATCAGCATAAGGCAGTGCCAAACCTAATGGGGTAGCTCCCATCATTAGTTTTAGTTCTCTAAAAATTAAACAAAAAGAAGTATCTAGAATGTTTTTTCGAAGGACAGGTGTTTTTATTTTGGTATCTAATTGTAATTGAATTTGACTTCCCAAAATGTTTTTTTTGATTGTTAATAGTGGAAAGTTGTTTTGAAGGTAACTTTCTAAAATCAAAAGTGCCTGTTCTATACTAGAACTCTGCAATGAAATGGTATGTACAAGACCTAGGGCACTAAGGTTTAGATACAGCCCAAAGGAGATTCCTAATCGGGCATCTGCTAGAGTTGTTGAGATTTTAGTTAGGATGGCTAAATAGTCCTCTAGATCAATTTTAGCTTCTAGAGCACAGTAGTCAATATTTTTGTCTTTAACCATTGCCTGTAATAGAGTCGCATTCATTCCTCTAGACGCAGCAAAATCAATTAAAGTGGATACTAAAGCGGCATTTATTTTCATAGCTTCTTTTTTGGCGCAAAATATCAATATTTAAACATTAAAGTAGATGATTTTTGTATTGAATTTAATGTACTAAATTAAACGATAAAAGTTATGAATCTTCTACAAAAAGCATTGGCTGGAAATGCCATTTTTTCGAGTTTATCAGGATTAGCAATGTTGATTTTTCCAAATGATTTAACACAATTATTTGGATTAAAGGCATCGCTTCCCTTTTTTATTATTGGAATAGGTTTATTGTTTTTTGCCAGCACTATTGTTGTAGCCATTCGGCAACAAAAAATCAAGAACGTGTGGCTGATAATTATACAAGACTTATTATGGGTATTGGGATCTACCCTTGTATTAATTATTCAACCTTTTGGTATTTCTTCAGTTGGTAACTTATTAATAGCCGTTGTTACTGCTGTTGTTTTGTGTTTTGCAGTCTGGCAATACATTGGCTTAAAACAGCAAATTAAAATGAAGCATAAAAACTATGATAGTTGACTTTAAATCAATTGCGCTACTGGGCAAGCCGTTGTTTACTTGGACGGTTGTACAAACTCCAATGTCTTTAACGGCTGCCATGCCTAAGGATGAAGCCTGCTTTGCTTATGTTTTAGAAGGAGAATGTTTTACTTATTCAGAAACAGAAAACCTGAAAATCAAAACCAAGGAAGCATTTTTGGCTAAATGTGGCAATTATACGACCAAACTAAAGGCAGTTGATAGCGTAACGAGGTATAGTACGATAGTAGTGCATTTTCATTTGGAGGTCTTACAAAAAATATATGCCCAAGGGTTACCTGCTTTTTTGACAAAAAAAGAAGCTTTTAGGGGAGCTAATACGGCTAAAGTTGCCTCCAATGAATTGATAGAGCATTATATCAATAACATCCAATTGTACTTTAAGTATCCTAGATTGGCAACCGAAGATGTCTTAATCTTAAAACTAAAAGAGATCATTCTGTTGTTAACTCAGACCCAGAACTCTCCCCAAGTTTTAACCCTGATGCAAAATCTGTTTTCTGAGCGAACCATCGAATTTAAAGAAATTATAGAAGGGCATATTTGCTCGGATTTGACGATAAAAGAACTGGCACAGCTAACCAATAGAAGCCTTTCTAGTTTCAAAAAAGCGTTTAAAAATATCTACCGAGATACACCAGCGAGTTATAGAATAACCAAACGAATAGAAAAAGTAGCCAATCTACTCTTGTTATCCGATGAGGCCATTACGACAATTGCCTACGATTGTGGCTTTAAAACAGTGGCGCATTTGTCTAGAGTTTTTAAGAGGCATTATGGGACAAGTCCTTCGCAATATCGTTTAGACCATTCAGACAAATAATCGAACTTTTTAGATAAGCTAGAGTGCCTTATTATTCAGATCTTTGATTTATCAATAGAATTTTTACAGGTTGTTAAACTAGAAAAACATGACGATTATTGATTTTATTATTGGATTAACTTTAATGAATGCCATGCCACATTTTGTGCTTGGTGTTTGGAAAGGTCGAATGGTTAGTGGTTTGGGAATAGGAAATTGGCAAAATATTATTTATGGTTTAATTAATTTTGTTGTTGCTATGAGTTTGTATGCTTACCAATACGGTCTGGGAACTATTGCTCAAAATGGTATTGTAGCAGGGGCTTTATTTGTGCTGGTGATTTATTTTCTGACGGGACATTTTTGGTATCGATTGTTCAATAAGGGATAAAAAGCAAAATAAATTATCCAAAATTTTGCGTCTTTTTTCTAAAGTTGCGTCTTTTATCATAGGCCTTAAAAACGACTCTTAGGAGTTTTATTGGATTATTTTATTAAACATAGGACGATGGCAACAGAAAAAATATGGCGTGCCTTTC from Aureispira anguillae encodes:
- a CDS encoding helix-turn-helix domain-containing protein; translation: MIVDFKSIALLGKPLFTWTVVQTPMSLTAAMPKDEACFAYVLEGECFTYSETENLKIKTKEAFLAKCGNYTTKLKAVDSVTRYSTIVVHFHLEVLQKIYAQGLPAFLTKKEAFRGANTAKVASNELIEHYINNIQLYFKYPRLATEDVLILKLKEIILLLTQTQNSPQVLTLMQNLFSERTIEFKEIIEGHICSDLTIKELAQLTNRSLSSFKKAFKNIYRDTPASYRITKRIEKVANLLLLSDEAITTIAYDCGFKTVAHLSRVFKRHYGTSPSQYRLDHSDK
- a CDS encoding tail fiber domain-containing protein, with product MLKIINLTLLFAFIVSNSIAQNVGIGTTTPHSSAKLDIEDANRGLLVPRIDIPNLNAAAPVTAPATSLLVYNTNTTTGVGYYYWDGTKWNRLSDQLMNADNDWHEVGTTTAPNNINDNIFTHGNVGIGSVTPSTKLEVNGDNILTPWALLYGGGGIHENMALRLWDQGTDVNNINIVEFGHNSPTYVAGARIRSVNPASNAATGANLFLETASDNAATWNSNQLMLKNDGNVGIGLADPLYKLHVYRDGPSHIMIEGEQSGYINAGLVLKANQASNTRGLGTFMYDNGGQNEWFAGRPYAASDRFVIQRQTGLSDHNDETAGVINGSGGLTGTQRFFTVENNGYVGINNSTPDMRLSVYEGGNTNYIARFHTNGTTGDAYQGIRLGTSEGSGNVYADFAVSRVNDIFGISVGNSSTGLTLHTQNTNQIDLAITATGNVGIGTITPSKKLQVAGGLQVGTNGIYTDLVFETGSLLGIYEQVFDIYPRTIPGTGQSEGLTYFKNNSSVGLTRHDVAVQGYLGAGTTAPTAPLHVANGPTMTSGYSRAAVFHAQHPVIQFKGISNTNHSGFIGYDAQASVEAMRFWTGHTGNDHGGSATNAMSIHANGNVGLGTGTAVPTTTLQVNGTASKSGGGTWTATSDKRTKKDIVRFSDGLNVLTQINPVTFKYNGLYNTVDDGKDYVGIIAQEVQEVAPYMIGSSLIAKTAETENKEEILNYDGGTHLLYILVNSVKEQQQIIEHQKKENQQLQTAIQALEDRLEKLEAQ
- a CDS encoding helix-turn-helix domain-containing protein is translated as MKINAALVSTLIDFAASRGMNATLLQAMVKDKNIDYCALEAKIDLEDYLAILTKISTTLADARLGISFGLYLNLSALGLVHTISLQSSSIEQALLILESYLQNNFPLLTIKKNILGSQIQLQLDTKIKTPVLRKNILDTSFCLIFRELKLMMGATPLGLALPYADLLSYELHLGHPIQSSHSHCFSLPQNSINQPINARNLQQIECLLPKYLQMIQTPDHAQSFAANTRRMILHLCAPELPSLKMVCRQFSMSSRTFQRKLNQEGSSFREISLEIKKELSNFLQAGNKMKTKDIAYILGYSESSAYLNAKKNW